The genomic window CAAGGCTTTCAACCACGCTAAATAACCCCATACTCGATTCTCTGACATAATTTTCATCAATGGAACGCTCAAAAAACTGTGTTAAGCCATTAAAGTATCCGGATTTATTGACCAGTATGATGGGTTTGCTATGTATACCAAGTTGCTTCCAAGTAAGAATTTCAAAGAATTCGTCCAAGGTTCCGAAACCTCCGGGAATGATTACAAATACATCAGAAAGATTTTCCAATAAAGCTTTTCTGGTGTGCATATCCTGCGTTTCATAAAGCTTGGTTAGTCCTTCATGGGCTACTTCGGCTTTTTTGAGGTGAGTAGGGATAACCCCGATTACTTCTCCGCCTTTATCCAGGGCAGCATCAGCTATAATTCCCATGGTACCTACCTTGCCACCACCATACACAAGTGTCCATCCTTCTTGAGCTATTTCTTTACCAAGATTAGAGGCAAGATCTACTAACTCAGGACTATTCGGAATACGGGATCCGCAATACACACAGATGTGCTTCATTGAACAAGATCAAACATTCGGGTAAGTACTCCATCAAGTTTTTCAACAAAGTAGTGGACATCTTCAGGGGTATTCTTTTTACCAAAACTAACTCTGATACTGGATTTAGCTGAGGTTTCATCGATACCTAGTCCTGTTAATACATGTGATGGTTCTACAGCACCGGACGTGCATGCCGATCCGTTAGACACGCAAATTCCTTCTATGTCCAGATTCAGAAGCAACATCTCACCATCAATACCATGATTTTGGTCATCAGTAAATGAGAGATTCACGATGTGGGGCACTCCATTTTCATTATTCCCGTTGATGGAATAGCTACAACTGTTAAGCTTATTATCCAGCTCTGAAATCAACAGGGAACGTAAGTGCTTATAATGTGCAGTATTCTGTTCCATTTCTGCTATTGCTAACTCGAGGGCTTTAGCAAAACCGACAACTCCAGGTACATTGATAGTACCTGCTCTTCTGCGTCGTTCCTGGGAGCCTCCAGTCATCCATGGAATCCATCGAGAACCATTTTTAACATACATGATCCCTACTCCTTTGGGACCATATATTTTATGGGCACTACCACTGAGGAAATCCAGGCCTAGTTCTTGAACATCAATAGGAATTTTGCCAAGGCTTTGAACAGTATCAGAATGAAAAGGAACGCCTTTCTCAGTACAAAGTGTAGCGATTTCTTTAACCTCATTGATGCAACCTATTTCATTATTTACATGCATCAGGCTAACCAGAGCAGTATGCTCTGTCAATACATCATTAACCCTTTCAGCAGTAATTCTTCCGCATTCTTCGGGTTCTACAAACACTGGCTTGAACCCATTCATCTTTGCCATCTCAATGGGATGTAGTACCGCATGATGTTCCAGATGTGAGGTAATCAATTCATTCTTATTACCCGCTACGGCCATTACTCCTTTGATTACAGCATTATCACTTTCAGTTCCTCCACTGGTAAATATAATCTCCGAAGGCTCTGCATTTATCAGATGGGCCACTTTTTCACGAGCTTCTTCAACAACAACTTTAGCTTTTTGCCCCAAGTGGTGAGCAGAGTTCGCGTTGCCATAGTTTTCGGTCATAAAGGGAAGCATAGCTTCAAGTACACGTTCGTCGAGAGGAGTGGTGGCTGCGTGATCGAGATAAAGAGTTTTCATCTATAACCTGTTTGTAATTAGTTGCGAAAAATAGAGAAATAGCATTTGAAAATCAGGCATAAAAAAAGCCCTGCATCCCATTGCGATACAGGGCTTAATCTAACTAAGGATAATTTTATTTAAGCAGGATTAGTTTTTTGGTTTGAGTAAAACCTTTTGCCTGCATCCTGTAAATATACATTCCACTAGCCAGGTTTCTGGCATCCCATCTAACCGAATGCGAACCGGCAGGGTACTGCTCATTCACAATGGTAGCTACTTTCTGGCCCAGAATAGAATAAACACTTATTTCTACTCTTGAAGCTTCTCGTAATGAGAAGGGGATAGTAGTAGTTGGGTTAAATGGATTTGGATAGTTCTGTGAGAGACTAAACTCTGTTGGCAGAGCATCTTCATTTTCATTCGATACAATTACAGATTGATATAGAACATCTCCCGTTTCTGCATCAAGAATAATAGTTAGAGAGTCTGCTCCGACTGGAACTCCGGAAGGATCGAAGGCCCACGCATAGTATCTCATGTGCCACGTGATAGGTGCATCTGGAGTTGGATCAGGTGGGAACTCCCAGTAATTGTGAAGCAATTGTAACTCAGCCTCCCAAATCCAGTTAATCTCAGAGTCTTCCAAAGTTGCTCGGAATGCATAGCCTCCCGCTTCATCAATCAGATAAGCAGCAGAGTCACTATCAATATGTGTAAACGGAAGAGGATCGATATCATCAAACTCGATAGGTTCTTCGAAATCATCTTCACCTGCATAATACATTTCGAATACATCAAACTCAGTTACATTTATGAATAGAACGGAGTCTTTAACCGGATCATAAGCAAAAAGCTCCCAGCTAAATGCATACCCATCAGGACTGATAGTAAAGGAAGAGTCCTCATCTGCAAGAGCCGTTACTTTACTTTGGAAACGCTCATTTTGGAAGTTCGGATTATCCTTGAAAATGGCTTCGGCATTTGTATACCTGGTAACTCCACCTACCAACTCTAGATCATTTGGATGGTTACTTAACAGGCTATCAGCAAGACCTACAGCATCATCAAAAGTGATGAAAGAGTCTCCGGGGCCTGCTACGATTTCAGAATCAGTGAATAAGATTTCACCTGTTTCCATATCCAGGTAAATCACAAAGTATCCGCCGTAGTATTCTTCTGTAATGGGGTCAAAGCCTAATCCTAGATAAGAACCTTTCCATAACACAGGAGCGTCTACGGTTGGATCAGGAGGGAATAACCAGTACTCATGTACGGCTTGTAAATCCATATACCAAAAACCGTAGTCACCATCAAACTCAGATCGGAAATCCCATCCGCCATTTTCCTCCATAATGTAGACCGCTGAATCACTATCGATAAATGATTCCGGTATTTCCTTTAATGAAGAAAAGGCAACCGTGTCAGGTAATTCCGCATCTTCTTCACTTATGTATCCTTCGAATTGAGTATCGAAGAAAGAAACACTGATTGTGAATGCAGAATCTTTGACGCCGTCATATCCAAATATCTCCCATTGCAGTTGTTCGCCACTAGGCTCAAAAAGGAATTCAAATGGGAATACATCATCATCGTCTTCCCCATCATGTCCGTCGTTACTTGTGAAAATACCTTCAGGAACCGTTTTGAAGTCTCCTCCTCCGGTGCCGCCATCAAAGGCTGTTTCAGAAAAGTAGAAGGTAGTTCCTCCAAGAATGACAGGATCGTTTTCAAGGCTATCAATCACAGATTGAGCGAGGTCAAGCGCTTCGCTAAAAGTGATTAATGCAGAATCCAGTGGATTAACGGTTAATGAATCTGTAAATAAAAGCGCACCGGTTTCTATGTCGATATAAATATCCAGGTACGATTCTATATAGAATCCATCGTAAGGATCGAAAGAGGTACCGTAATATCGGCCTCTCCACATCACAGGAGCAGTTTCAGTAGGATTTGGACCGAACTCCCAATAATTGTGCAAGGCTTCTAATTCCATTTCCCAGAAGCTGTAATCTCCATGGAATCGGTCTCGGAAATCCCAACCACCGTTCGTTTCAATGATATAAGCCGCAGAATCGCTATCAATGAAAGTTTCAGGAAGGGGTTTGATGGAAGCAAAATCTACAGTATCAGGAAGATCGGTTTCATCTTTACCGAGGTATCCTGAGAAATTTACATCATTGAAAGTAACACCAATTGAAAAAGCAGAGTCTTTTACCGTATTGTACCCATAGATATTCCAGAAAAGCTGCTCGCCAGTTTCAGGCTCATCTTCACCAAAATATAGATACCTGTAGTAGAACCAATCTCCATCTCCTCCTTCTTCATCGTGATCAGCAGCTAAAAGAGGTGTTTCAGGATTTCCTTTTGCTTGGATTTCTCCATCTTGAGGGCTGTCAAAAATGAAATCACTTCTGTAAGATGTACCTCCACCTACAATAACAACATCAGTGCCCAGACTGTCGATCGTTTCTTCAGCAAGCGCTAATGCTTCATCAAAAGTAATCAGCGCTAACTCAAAAGGTTCGCCAATTAGGGAGTCGATATGAAGTACTTCTCCGGTTTCGATATCGAGGTAAATATCAAAATATCCTTGCTCAGCGAAACCAGTATAAGGATTGTAGGTATTTCCATTATATCGACCAATCCACATTACAGGTGCATCTGTAGTTGGATCGGGTTCGAACTCCACATAGTTATGAAAAGCTTCCAGTTCCATTTCCCAGGAGCTATGATTTCCTGTAAAACGATCTCGGAATTCCCATCCACCATTTTCTTCCATGATAAAGGCAGCGGAGTCACTGTCAATAAACGTTACCGGTAGCGGATCAAATGAATCAAAGTCTACACTATCTGGTAAGTCGGTATCATCTTTACCAAAATAGGCAGCAACAAAAGAATCGAAAGGAGTTACAATGATATTAACTACGGAATCTTTAATAGCATCGTACCCAAAAATGCTCCATTGGAATTGGTAACCCGATGGGAAGCTTGTGATATCAAGGAATTCTCCATCTCCGCCGTGATCATCAGCTTCGAAAGATCTTTCTATCCCTAGACTCCCGAATTTAGTTTTTTCAGTAGTACCATCTTCTTCAATATCATCTGAGTAAGAAGCATAAAACGTATTTCCACCAAGAATTGAAATTATGTTCTCAAGATCTGCAATGGTAGAATCGGCTTTTTCAATAGCTTCCTGGAAAGTGAAAGGCGTGATTTCAAACTTAAACAGGTTTACACCACTCAAAGTATCATTTACCGTAGTACCGGCATCAACCTGGATAGCATCAAGCTCAAAGTCTCCATCTACATCATAGAAGTAGAAAAGAGGAAAGAAATCTACTTCTTCCTCTTGACCAAAAATAGGAAAAGCCATGGGGTAATATTCACCTTCTCTGACTCTGGGAATTGAGAAATCACCCGTTTCTTTATCCACTAATGTGGAGAAAACTGCTCGTACATCCGTACTATCATCCTCTTCTCCAAAAACAATTGGATCATAAGCAAGTGCTACAAATATGTCTTCGTAAGGATGAGCCTCGATTACCTTTGCAAGAGCTTCCTGATCGATTGTTCCTTCAATTACAAACTGCCCTGTATCGGCTGCAGTAGTGAACTGAAAGATGTATGGATCCTCAAGGAGATCTCCATCAGCAGATTCTCCATCAAGCAAGTAAACTGTGAAATCAGTGTTTTCACCTAATTCCACATAGTATACCGCAGACATACTATCTGCACTTATACTAGCCCCTAAGTAATACACAGAATCATCAGGAGCTATAAAGAAATTGAATTCTGAGTCTGTTGATCCATCACTGATTCCGAAGAAACTGTAATCTATTTTTTGATCAAAAGTAATTACTACAGAATCTGTATCAACATCAAAATCACCGTCAGCGGGAGAGGTACTGACTACATTTAGATTTTGTGCAAAAGCTGCACCAGACAATAAGCTCAAAGAGCACAATAGTATCCGAAACTTCATAAATACTAATACCCCATTTGTTTGTTAAACGATTAATACCCAGTACAATAACCGAAATTTTTAAGCAAAAAGCATGTAATCCTATTGTAAATGCCTATGCTTGAATTAAGAAAGATTGTACCTTTGAGAGTAAGACCAATTCAAAATAAACTCCTTACAAAAAAATTATGGCGAAGCTCACTCTTAACGACATCGATGTACAAGGCAAAAAAGTACTAATGCGCGTCGACTTTAATGTACCCATTATTAATGGCGAAATAACAGACGATAACCGGGTAGTTCAGGCATTACCATCTATCCAACATGTTATTGATGCAGGAGCCTTGCTAATACTTACGTCTCACTTAGGGCGCCCAAAAGGAGAAAGAAATCCGGAGTTCTCACTAAAACCAGTGGCCGAACATTTAGCTTCTTTAATAGATGCAAAGGTACATTTTGCAGATGATTGTATAGGAGAAGCTGCATCATCAGTTATTGAGAAAGCTGATTTTGGTGAAATAGTGGTTCTTGAAAACGTTCGATTTCATAAAGAAGAGACTGATAATGAAACCGGGTTTGCAAAAGCACTTGCCAGCCATGCTGATGTATTTGTAAATGATGCTTTCGGAAGTAGTCACAGGGCTCATGCTTCAGTTGCGGGAGTAACTGAGTTTCTGCAGCCGTCGGCTTCAGGATATCTTTTAGAAAAGGAGATTAGATATCTAAGCGATAGTGTAAATGATCCCAATCGACCATTTGTGGCTATTTTAGGAGGAGCAAAGGTATCAGATAAAATTCCAGTGATTGAAAACCTTATTAATAAAGTGGATACCATAATTATTGGTGGGGGGATGGCTTATACATTCCTTGTAGCAAATGGTAAGTCTGTGGGTAATTCTCTGCTTCAGGAAGAAATGGTATCAACCGCAAAGAAACTGATGGAAGACGCTAAGAAAGCCGGAGTCAATCTCATGCTCCCTTTCGATTTTGTAATAGCTGATGACTTTAGCAATGAAGCCAATCAGGAAGTAGTTGACGAAGATAATATCAAAGATGACTGGGAAGCACTAGACATTGGGCCACAATCTGCAATTGCATTTGGGAATGCAATCAAGGCCGCTAAAACAGTAGTTTGGAATGGGCCAATGGGAGTATTCGAGATGCCTAGTTTTGCTGAAGGGACCAATGCGGTAGCTATGGCACTTGTAGAGGCGACAAAATTTGGAGCAACTACGATAATTGGTGGGGGAGATTCGGCTTCTGCCATAAAGCAAGCAGGGTTAAGTGATCAGGTATCACACGTTTCAACAGGAGGGGGAGCTAGTTTGGAATACCTGGAAGGAAAAGACTTGCCAGGTGTAAGTTCGTTGACTGATAAATAAAGAATCAGGATGTGAAAAGTTTCTGGATCGTTTTAATAGGATTCTTTCTTTTTACTTCTTCAGCAAAAGCACAGCCGAAGGATTATGGAGATATAAGTGCTGAGGATTTCTTAGCATATGACTCCACCTATAATGAATCGGCTTCGGCGGTAATATTATTCGAAAAAGGGGTAGTAGAATTTGATTCTGACTACAATTGCATCCTTCAGCTTCATAGACGAATTAAAATATTAACTGATCAAGGAGCTGATTATGGAGATATTGAGATTCCTGCTTATAAACCTGCCCGGCAAAATGTGTCAAGCATAAAGGCGGTTACCTATATACTCAATGAAGATGGAGAAATTGAGGAAAAAAAGATAAATGAAGAGGATATTTTCACATCGGTAGAAGGTCATGTTATAGAAGTAAAGAAATTCACCATGCCCGATTTGCAACCAGGGGTAATAATTGAATACTATTATCGGAAAAAGATGGGGAATGCATTCATGATGCCTGATTGGGAATTCCATGGGTACATTCCTATAGAATGGAGTGAAATAGAAATGATCGTTCCATCTACATTGAATTACAGAATGGTTTTTAAGGGAGGGGATACCCTACATATTAATGAAGCAGAAAGGATTAATAACCTGGTAAATAATATGCCTGCCCAGAGTATCAGGCTGGCAAAGAAAGACCTTAAGCCCATCGAGTCATTACCTTTTTTATTGAACAGAGATGATCATGTTTCTTCCGTAATAACTCAGCTAACCGGAATGAGTATCCCAGGTTATTATCCAAGAAATTTTCCGCGGAGTTGGGACGAAATAATTAAACAACTAAATGAGAGGGAAGATTTCGGTAAACAGAAGGCTAACCGCGCTATAAAAGGGCTTGTTAATTCTATTATAACTGATGGAATGAATGACTTAGAAAAAGTAGAAGCTGTTTACAGTTATATGGTAAACAATTTTGAATGGGACGGTTATCATTACTTGGTTACAGAAAAAGGAATTAGAGATACTTTCGATGACAAAATGGGGAATAGCGCAGATTTAAATTTACTTCTTACCATCATGTTAAGGGAAGCGGGTATCGGCACTAATCCGGCCTTAATTAGTACTCGAGATAATGGAAGTGTTTTAGGTGATTACCCCTCATTGAATCAATTCAATATGTTAGTTGTTGCTGTTGAATCAGAGGAGGGGGTGTTTATGCTTGATGCTTCATCAGGATTAAGGTCTTATACCTTTCCTCACCCAAAACTTCTATTTCGAAATGCATTAGTAATCAGGAAGGATAACACCTTTGGTTGGCTGCTTACCCATTCCCTGGAAAATTCATCAGAGAGATTAAGTATGAATTATTCCCTGAAGGATTCTTCAAAAATTGCAGTTTCAATTTCAGCGAGGACAAAAGGGGCTTTTTCTGAACAATTGAGGAGCGATGTAGATCGGTTAGATTTTAACTCATATTGGGAGGACTACTACAGTGATCTGGAAGATGTTACTGTAGACTCATCTTCCTTCACTAACCTTCAGAATCTAGGAGAAAGCGTAACGTATAAAACGTCTTTTTCTATGGAGAAAGAAGAGAGGCTTAAGCTAGGTAATGAATTTATCTACCTGAACCCTTTTCTTTTTTTAAGTGAACCAGAAAACCCGTTTATCAAAACGGAGCGGAATCTGCCTATCGAATTTCCATTTCCCTATGGTAAGCAACACCTGGTTAGAGTAACTCTGCCTGATGGGTATATAGTGGATGAAATACCTGAATCAGTAGAAGTGAATCTGCCAGATCAGGGAGGGTATTACCGTTTTCAAACCAACCTAACAGGAGATGTTTTAACTCTGGTATCTATCACCAGTATTAATACCTACTACTATGCACCTGATCAGTATCAGGAGATAAAAGAGCTATTCGAAGCCAAGTACAAAGCAACTAATTCTCAGGTGGTTCTAAAAAAAGAAAGCTCTGAATAAACCTATCCCGAGCCTGTTTTTTTAAAAGTAAGTAGAACTATTATTACATCGCCTGGTATTCGCCCAGTACTTCTTTCATTTGATGTGTGTGACGTTGACTATGACCAGCAATAAGAAGAACAATTTGATACGCATCAACTTCTCCTAAAGGAATTTCACCTTTGTGATGTCTCATATTTGCATCGTTTGATTTAAGGAAGTCAATAATTTGAGTTCTAGATTCCTTGAGAGCGTTAAGCATATCGTCTTTAGTATCCCACTTGCCACTTGGCTCAAATTGTGGAGCGGTGGTTACTTTGGTACCTCTGTTAG from Balneola sp. includes these protein-coding regions:
- a CDS encoding TIGR00730 family Rossman fold protein — translated: MKHICVYCGSRIPNSPELVDLASNLGKEIAQEGWTLVYGGGKVGTMGIIADAALDKGGEVIGVIPTHLKKAEVAHEGLTKLYETQDMHTRKALLENLSDVFVIIPGGFGTLDEFFEILTWKQLGIHSKPIILVNKSGYFNGLTQFFERSIDENYVRESSMGLFSVVESLEECLEILKG
- a CDS encoding cysteine desulfurase translates to MKTLYLDHAATTPLDERVLEAMLPFMTENYGNANSAHHLGQKAKVVVEEAREKVAHLINAEPSEIIFTSGGTESDNAVIKGVMAVAGNKNELITSHLEHHAVLHPIEMAKMNGFKPVFVEPEECGRITAERVNDVLTEHTALVSLMHVNNEIGCINEVKEIATLCTEKGVPFHSDTVQSLGKIPIDVQELGLDFLSGSAHKIYGPKGVGIMYVKNGSRWIPWMTGGSQERRRRAGTINVPGVVGFAKALELAIAEMEQNTAHYKHLRSLLISELDNKLNSCSYSINGNNENGVPHIVNLSFTDDQNHGIDGEMLLLNLDIEGICVSNGSACTSGAVEPSHVLTGLGIDETSAKSSIRVSFGKKNTPEDVHYFVEKLDGVLTRMFDLVQ
- a CDS encoding T9SS C-terminal target domain-containing protein translates to MKFRILLCSLSLLSGAAFAQNLNVVSTSPADGDFDVDTDSVVITFDQKIDYSFFGISDGSTDSEFNFFIAPDDSVYYLGASISADSMSAVYYVELGENTDFTVYLLDGESADGDLLEDPYIFQFTTAADTGQFVIEGTIDQEALAKVIEAHPYEDIFVALAYDPIVFGEEDDSTDVRAVFSTLVDKETGDFSIPRVREGEYYPMAFPIFGQEEEVDFFPLFYFYDVDGDFELDAIQVDAGTTVNDTLSGVNLFKFEITPFTFQEAIEKADSTIADLENIISILGGNTFYASYSDDIEEDGTTEKTKFGSLGIERSFEADDHGGDGEFLDITSFPSGYQFQWSIFGYDAIKDSVVNIIVTPFDSFVAAYFGKDDTDLPDSVDFDSFDPLPVTFIDSDSAAFIMEENGGWEFRDRFTGNHSSWEMELEAFHNYVEFEPDPTTDAPVMWIGRYNGNTYNPYTGFAEQGYFDIYLDIETGEVLHIDSLIGEPFELALITFDEALALAEETIDSLGTDVVIVGGGTSYRSDFIFDSPQDGEIQAKGNPETPLLAADHDEEGGDGDWFYYRYLYFGEDEPETGEQLFWNIYGYNTVKDSAFSIGVTFNDVNFSGYLGKDETDLPDTVDFASIKPLPETFIDSDSAAYIIETNGGWDFRDRFHGDYSFWEMELEALHNYWEFGPNPTETAPVMWRGRYYGTSFDPYDGFYIESYLDIYIDIETGALLFTDSLTVNPLDSALITFSEALDLAQSVIDSLENDPVILGGTTFYFSETAFDGGTGGGDFKTVPEGIFTSNDGHDGEDDDDVFPFEFLFEPSGEQLQWEIFGYDGVKDSAFTISVSFFDTQFEGYISEEDAELPDTVAFSSLKEIPESFIDSDSAVYIMEENGGWDFRSEFDGDYGFWYMDLQAVHEYWLFPPDPTVDAPVLWKGSYLGLGFDPITEEYYGGYFVIYLDMETGEILFTDSEIVAGPGDSFITFDDAVGLADSLLSNHPNDLELVGGVTRYTNAEAIFKDNPNFQNERFQSKVTALADEDSSFTISPDGYAFSWELFAYDPVKDSVLFINVTEFDVFEMYYAGEDDFEEPIEFDDIDPLPFTHIDSDSAAYLIDEAGGYAFRATLEDSEINWIWEAELQLLHNYWEFPPDPTPDAPITWHMRYYAWAFDPSGVPVGADSLTIILDAETGDVLYQSVIVSNENEDALPTEFSLSQNYPNPFNPTTTIPFSLREASRVEISVYSILGQKVATIVNEQYPAGSHSVRWDARNLASGMYIYRMQAKGFTQTKKLILLK
- a CDS encoding phosphoglycerate kinase: MAKLTLNDIDVQGKKVLMRVDFNVPIINGEITDDNRVVQALPSIQHVIDAGALLILTSHLGRPKGERNPEFSLKPVAEHLASLIDAKVHFADDCIGEAASSVIEKADFGEIVVLENVRFHKEETDNETGFAKALASHADVFVNDAFGSSHRAHASVAGVTEFLQPSASGYLLEKEIRYLSDSVNDPNRPFVAILGGAKVSDKIPVIENLINKVDTIIIGGGMAYTFLVANGKSVGNSLLQEEMVSTAKKLMEDAKKAGVNLMLPFDFVIADDFSNEANQEVVDEDNIKDDWEALDIGPQSAIAFGNAIKAAKTVVWNGPMGVFEMPSFAEGTNAVAMALVEATKFGATTIIGGGDSASAIKQAGLSDQVSHVSTGGGASLEYLEGKDLPGVSSLTDK
- a CDS encoding DUF3857 domain-containing protein, with translation MKSFWIVLIGFFLFTSSAKAQPKDYGDISAEDFLAYDSTYNESASAVILFEKGVVEFDSDYNCILQLHRRIKILTDQGADYGDIEIPAYKPARQNVSSIKAVTYILNEDGEIEEKKINEEDIFTSVEGHVIEVKKFTMPDLQPGVIIEYYYRKKMGNAFMMPDWEFHGYIPIEWSEIEMIVPSTLNYRMVFKGGDTLHINEAERINNLVNNMPAQSIRLAKKDLKPIESLPFLLNRDDHVSSVITQLTGMSIPGYYPRNFPRSWDEIIKQLNEREDFGKQKANRAIKGLVNSIITDGMNDLEKVEAVYSYMVNNFEWDGYHYLVTEKGIRDTFDDKMGNSADLNLLLTIMLREAGIGTNPALISTRDNGSVLGDYPSLNQFNMLVVAVESEEGVFMLDASSGLRSYTFPHPKLLFRNALVIRKDNTFGWLLTHSLENSSERLSMNYSLKDSSKIAVSISARTKGAFSEQLRSDVDRLDFNSYWEDYYSDLEDVTVDSSSFTNLQNLGESVTYKTSFSMEKEERLKLGNEFIYLNPFLFLSEPENPFIKTERNLPIEFPFPYGKQHLVRVTLPDGYIVDEIPESVEVNLPDQGGYYRFQTNLTGDVLTLVSITSINTYYYAPDQYQEIKELFEAKYKATNSQVVLKKESSE